One Obesumbacterium proteus DNA window includes the following coding sequences:
- the rpe gene encoding ribulose-phosphate 3-epimerase, whose product MKQYLIAPSILSADFARLGEDTAKVLASGADVVHFDVMDNHYVPNLTIGPMVCKALRDYGITAPIDVHLMVKPVDRIIPDFAEAGASIISFHPEASEHVDRSLQLIKSLGCKAGLVFNPATSLSYLEYVMDKVDVILLMSVNPGFGGQSFIPATLDKLRQVRKLIDASGRDIRLEVDGGVKVDNIGAIAAAGADMFVAGSAIFGHPDYEQIITQMRGEIAKACNE is encoded by the coding sequence ATGAAACAGTATTTAATTGCCCCGTCGATTTTGTCTGCAGACTTTGCCCGTTTGGGGGAAGATACTGCCAAAGTTTTGGCGTCAGGCGCTGACGTTGTTCATTTTGACGTAATGGATAATCATTATGTCCCGAATTTAACCATCGGTCCGATGGTGTGTAAGGCACTGCGCGATTACGGTATCACTGCGCCTATTGATGTGCACTTGATGGTGAAACCCGTCGACCGCATCATTCCAGACTTCGCTGAGGCAGGCGCTAGCATTATCTCTTTCCATCCTGAAGCCTCTGAGCATGTTGATCGTTCATTACAGCTGATTAAATCCTTGGGCTGCAAAGCCGGTTTGGTGTTCAATCCTGCAACATCGCTGAGCTATCTTGAATATGTGATGGATAAAGTGGATGTGATCCTGCTGATGTCGGTGAATCCCGGCTTCGGTGGTCAGTCGTTTATCCCTGCAACGTTGGATAAACTGCGTCAGGTACGTAAGCTTATCGATGCCAGCGGCCGCGACATTCGTTTAGAAGTCGACGGCGGTGTGAAGGTCGATAATATTGGCGCCATCGCTGCCGCCGGTGCAGACATGTTTGTTGCTGGCTCCGCGATCTTTGGTCATCCAGATTACGAACAGATTATCACTCAGATGCGTGGCGAAATTGCCAAGGCGTGTAATGAGTAG
- the nirC gene encoding nitrite transporter NirC, producing the protein MFTDTINKCATNAARIVRLNKDNPFGFWISSAMAGAYVGLGIILIFTLGNMVEPALRPLLMGATFGIALTLVIIAGSELFTGHTMFLTLGVKAGTISGGQWLAILPQTWLGNLIGSIFVAVLYYYGGGSLLPVDSSLVHTAALAKTTAPAAVLFFKGALCNWLVCLAIWMALRTEGAGKFLAIWWCLLAFIASGYEHSVANMTLFALSWLGNHSESFTLSGIGHNLLWVTLGNTLSGAVFMGLGYWYATPRAQRPVTEAAAQKNQTA; encoded by the coding sequence ATGTTTACCGACACCATCAATAAATGCGCAACCAATGCGGCACGCATTGTTCGCCTGAACAAAGATAACCCGTTTGGATTTTGGATTAGCTCTGCGATGGCGGGGGCTTATGTTGGCCTCGGCATCATTCTGATCTTCACGCTCGGCAATATGGTTGAACCCGCGCTGCGTCCTTTGCTTATGGGCGCAACGTTTGGTATCGCCTTAACGCTGGTGATCATTGCCGGTTCTGAGCTGTTTACCGGCCACACCATGTTCCTCACGCTGGGCGTTAAAGCAGGCACCATTAGCGGAGGCCAGTGGTTAGCCATTCTGCCGCAAACGTGGTTGGGCAATCTGATCGGTTCAATCTTCGTTGCCGTTTTATATTATTACGGTGGCGGAAGTTTACTGCCTGTCGATAGCAGCTTAGTACACACCGCCGCACTGGCGAAAACCACGGCACCCGCTGCCGTGCTGTTCTTCAAAGGCGCGCTGTGTAACTGGCTGGTCTGTTTAGCGATTTGGATGGCGCTACGCACTGAAGGTGCTGGCAAATTCTTGGCCATTTGGTGGTGTTTGCTCGCATTTATCGCCTCTGGCTACGAGCACTCGGTTGCCAACATGACCCTTTTTGCCCTATCTTGGCTCGGCAACCACAGCGAATCCTTTACCCTGAGCGGTATCGGCCATAATCTGCTGTGGGTAACTCTGGGTAATACATTATCCGGTGCGGTCTTTATGGGCCTTGGCTACTGGTATGCAACGCCGCGCGCACAGCGCCCGGTAACGGAAGCCGCGGCACAAAAAAATCAGACTGCTTAA
- a CDS encoding collagen-like triple helix repeat-containing protein, with amino-acid sequence MSQKTFGRLSTIGVAIILALSLAACSGGGGGSHNTAKNGSPGTVGGGSDGGGTGGGSGGGTGGGSGGGTGGGSGGGTGGGSGGGTGGGSGGGTGGGSGGGTGGGSSSQTAAANIIKDTGGALNGVGSQISSLGTQLPLPANNPVTSTVQIVTSTGGGAVSNIGSGLQNGLGNSSNANGLGTTVAGVTKATGNVGSGVTGIGNNVSALGGNTPLNGVTQTAGGLVSGTGGLVTNVSNGLTTSVQTGALSGTTTGVTSVVNPVLSQTQTVTQTVGGATGLGTPVNGLLTSVGNGVSGAGSQLSTSVPALNGAGQAVTSVGNAVTDSGGLVKPTTSGSSAGGLGSITAGLGAGVSATTPAGSAGLGGGLITTVSGITSGVTSVTGAGVGVSTTGASGATSNNGSSGLLGGVSGLLTPKNK; translated from the coding sequence ATGAGCCAGAAAACTTTTGGCCGCCTAAGTACCATTGGGGTGGCAATAATTTTAGCGCTGTCGCTTGCTGCCTGTAGTGGCGGCGGCGGTGGCTCGCACAATACGGCAAAAAATGGTTCTCCCGGCACCGTTGGCGGTGGGTCTGATGGTGGCGGAACCGGCGGAGGCTCTGGTGGTGGAACCGGCGGGGGCTCTGGTGGTGGAACCGGCGGGGGCTCTGGTGGCGGAACCGGCGGGGGCTCTGGTGGCGGAACCGGCGGAGGCTCTGGTGGCGGAACCGGCGGAGGTTCTGGTGGTGGAACCGGCGGAGGTTCATCCTCACAAACGGCAGCGGCTAATATTATCAAAGATACTGGCGGTGCTCTCAACGGCGTAGGTAGCCAGATTAGTTCGCTGGGTACTCAGCTTCCTCTGCCCGCCAATAACCCAGTGACATCTACGGTGCAGATAGTCACCAGCACCGGCGGCGGCGCTGTCTCTAATATTGGTTCTGGTTTACAAAACGGGCTCGGTAACAGTTCAAATGCCAACGGATTAGGGACAACCGTCGCTGGTGTCACGAAAGCTACCGGTAACGTCGGATCAGGTGTCACAGGCATTGGCAACAATGTCAGTGCATTAGGTGGTAACACACCGCTCAATGGTGTGACACAAACCGCAGGTGGCTTAGTAAGCGGAACCGGAGGTCTTGTCACCAATGTCAGTAACGGGTTGACGACCAGCGTACAAACGGGAGCCCTTTCCGGCACAACTACCGGCGTAACTAGCGTGGTAAATCCTGTACTTTCTCAGACTCAAACCGTAACGCAGACCGTTGGCGGAGCCACTGGACTTGGCACACCGGTGAATGGGCTCCTTACCAGCGTTGGAAACGGTGTCAGCGGCGCTGGCTCACAGCTGAGCACCAGTGTCCCTGCCTTAAATGGTGCTGGCCAAGCAGTAACAAGCGTGGGTAATGCGGTGACCGATAGCGGTGGGTTAGTGAAGCCAACGACCTCTGGCAGTAGCGCTGGTGGCCTTGGTTCGATCACGGCAGGTTTAGGCGCTGGAGTTTCAGCGACAACGCCTGCTGGCAGTGCTGGCTTAGGTGGCGGATTAATCACCACGGTAAGCGGTATAACCTCTGGAGTAACGAGCGTCACTGGGGCTGGGGTTGGGGTTTCGACAACCGGAGCCTCTGGTGCAACAAGCAATAACGGCTCTAGTGGGTTATTGGGTGGAGTCTCTGGATTACTCACACCTAAGAATAAATAA
- the dam gene encoding adenine-specific DNA-methyltransferase: MKKNRAFLKWAGGKYPLVDEIRRYLPAGKRLIEPFVGAGSVFLNTDYEEYLLADINADLINLYNIVKTQPDNFVRDAKVMFSGEFNQSEMFYALRSEFNQSQDPYRRAVLFLYLNRHCYNGLCRYNSRGEFNVPFGRYKKPYFPEAELYWFAQKAQKATFVCEHYTQSMSQAVDGTVVYCDPPYAPLSATANFTAYHTNSFSMTDQLKLAEVASNLSLQHKIPVLISNHDTELTRHWYAQADLFVVSARRTISSKVGGRNKVDELLALYS, from the coding sequence ATGAAGAAAAACCGCGCTTTTTTAAAATGGGCTGGTGGAAAGTATCCACTGGTAGACGAAATTCGTCGATATTTGCCTGCCGGAAAGCGGTTGATCGAGCCCTTTGTTGGGGCCGGTTCCGTATTTTTGAATACGGATTATGAGGAATACCTGTTAGCGGATATTAACGCTGACCTGATCAATCTGTACAACATCGTTAAAACTCAGCCTGATAACTTTGTTCGTGATGCTAAAGTGATGTTTAGCGGAGAGTTTAATCAATCTGAGATGTTTTATGCCCTGCGGTCTGAGTTTAATCAGAGCCAGGATCCGTACCGCAGAGCGGTGTTGTTCCTGTACTTGAACCGACATTGTTATAACGGATTATGCCGCTATAACTCTCGTGGTGAATTCAATGTACCGTTTGGTCGCTACAAGAAACCCTATTTCCCTGAAGCTGAATTGTATTGGTTTGCGCAGAAAGCGCAGAAAGCGACTTTTGTTTGCGAACACTATACACAGTCGATGAGCCAGGCGGTGGATGGAACGGTGGTGTATTGCGATCCGCCTTATGCACCACTGTCTGCAACTGCGAACTTTACGGCTTATCACACCAACAGCTTCAGCATGACAGATCAATTAAAGCTCGCTGAAGTGGCATCAAACTTATCGTTGCAGCATAAAATCCCGGTTCTGATCTCTAATCATGACACCGAGCTGACACGCCACTGGTATGCACAGGCCGATCTGTTTGTTGTGAGCGCACGCCGAACGATTAGCAGCAAAGTCGGTGGACGTAACAAAGTAGACGAATTGCTGGCGCTGTATTCCTGA
- a CDS encoding YhfL family protein, producing MNNLIKIAIVAAVLSTLTACSGHIDNKAKNCSYDYWFTPALSISKMIGGCGPVEKQP from the coding sequence ATGAACAACCTGATTAAAATTGCCATTGTCGCCGCAGTTCTTTCAACACTGACCGCATGCAGCGGACACATTGATAACAAAGCAAAAAACTGTAGCTATGACTATTGGTTCACCCCTGCTCTTTCTATTTCTAAAATGATCGGCGGCTGTGGCCCTGTGGAGAAACAACCATAG
- a CDS encoding SPOR domain-containing protein, producing the protein MEEEEFKPDEDLKPDASDRRPTRTRKARPSAPKLAVSRQHMMMGIGILVLLVLIIGIGSALKSPSKGEAGQQASNGGTKDISLSGSSSLSNNTASNTTDAHDGSGVNNSGMIDHSADAGNAPAAQPQDVSVPPISNTPTQAAPVQGEQGQQRIDLAGNNMSDALTQQQGQVDSAVQGIDGGANASTLPTAPATLGSGAAVSKPATNNGTAQNIRPIQTKPASTANSNVTKPHSGKTTVSKTPTHTANAAKPTNTKTPATTATKPATHAVSSAVSGANASLKGAPSNHYTLQLSSASRSDSLNAYAKKQNLAHYWVYETTRNGKPWYVLVSGSYSSSAEAKRAVSTLPADVQAKNPWVRPMSQVQKDVKK; encoded by the coding sequence ATGGAAGAAGAAGAGTTCAAACCTGATGAAGATCTAAAGCCTGATGCAAGCGATCGTCGCCCGACGCGCACACGCAAGGCTCGTCCTTCAGCACCGAAATTAGCGGTATCTCGTCAACATATGATGATGGGGATTGGTATTTTAGTGCTGTTGGTGTTGATCATCGGCATTGGTTCAGCGTTGAAATCGCCTTCGAAAGGTGAGGCAGGCCAGCAGGCTAGCAACGGTGGAACCAAAGATATCAGCCTGTCGGGATCTTCTTCCTTATCCAATAATACGGCGAGTAATACCACTGATGCCCACGATGGCAGCGGTGTGAACAACTCCGGTATGATTGATCATTCCGCTGACGCTGGAAACGCGCCAGCCGCGCAGCCACAAGACGTGTCTGTTCCGCCGATTTCCAATACGCCAACTCAGGCTGCACCTGTTCAAGGTGAGCAAGGGCAGCAGCGTATTGATCTGGCTGGCAACAACATGTCTGATGCGTTGACTCAACAGCAAGGGCAGGTTGACTCTGCGGTGCAGGGTATTGATGGTGGAGCTAATGCTTCAACATTGCCAACGGCTCCGGCTACCTTGGGATCGGGTGCTGCTGTTTCTAAGCCTGCTACCAACAACGGAACTGCGCAAAATATCCGTCCGATCCAAACTAAGCCTGCGTCTACGGCAAACAGTAATGTCACCAAGCCGCACTCAGGCAAAACAACGGTTAGCAAAACGCCTACGCATACGGCAAACGCTGCTAAACCAACAAACACCAAGACGCCAGCAACGACGGCCACTAAACCTGCAACACACGCGGTCAGTTCTGCCGTTAGCGGTGCGAATGCGTCACTGAAAGGTGCGCCTTCTAACCACTACACGTTGCAGTTGAGCAGCGCATCGCGTTCAGATTCTTTGAACGCCTATGCGAAAAAACAGAATTTGGCTCATTATTGGGTTTATGAAACTACCCGTAACGGCAAGCCTTGGTACGTACTGGTGAGCGGAAGTTACTCAAGCTCGGCTGAAGCAAAACGGGCGGTGTCTACGCTGCCTGCTGATGTTCAGGCGAAGAACCCTTGGGTACGTCCGATGAGCCAAGTACAAAAAGACGTTAAAAAATAA
- a CDS encoding ShlB/FhaC/HecB family hemolysin secretion/activation protein has protein sequence MKLKTLAVVLSGMTIGSSFAEILPAFIDPNNPTKLATQAGKPLPQPSKVDVPKVSSPSNNIPTLTPNTLIDVRHIVFIGGTRYPLQELIQPYTGVIGQKVPLSTLISITNTITQRYQKDGYVLSYAYLPADNFHNGNVQVGLVEGYIANTRIQSDNAAVGGWLTKLSKRIMEEKPLTQKTFERYSILMSKTPDTKVTASAAPPNNIFGAAEMVVDAKHPRNWDVNTTFDSRKGESLAFVNATFSGFSNYGEQLAVSTLVPLDKSTRKSLLGLNYQQYVNDSGLLMQLKGSFVQQNPDDYTTLLTTSNGVSLDAKEKQTQYNGGVAFSYPLMLTRQQQWTVNGELDYLDKRYDYKLRVRNATQQAALPDANFHTRYPAAEFSLNGYREYTQSYWSTRFGIRQGINDFGATNTNSPADLSFTSYRWNGEAAYLFDKKWRLSTSLEGDWTDNTLPEPERVSFGAQRYGRGYPDGEASGDYGYGGQIEMRYLHNREQGEWLKTVQPYVLMDTAHTQFNQSGLPTQNLASYAVGVMLGDNKHYSLTFEGARPIADLPSDSNRRDWRFSATFTYNFRND, from the coding sequence ATGAAATTAAAAACTCTGGCCGTTGTACTCTCTGGTATGACGATTGGCAGCAGCTTTGCGGAAATACTTCCTGCTTTTATCGATCCTAATAATCCAACAAAACTAGCAACTCAGGCAGGAAAACCGCTCCCTCAGCCTTCAAAGGTCGATGTTCCCAAAGTCTCCTCCCCTTCAAACAACATCCCTACGCTCACACCGAATACGCTGATTGATGTGAGGCATATCGTTTTTATTGGTGGAACCCGCTATCCGTTACAGGAATTGATTCAGCCTTATACCGGGGTTATTGGTCAGAAAGTGCCTTTGAGCACACTTATCTCCATCACCAACACCATAACCCAGAGATATCAAAAAGACGGCTATGTTCTTTCCTATGCCTATCTTCCCGCTGATAATTTTCACAACGGTAACGTGCAGGTTGGTCTGGTCGAAGGCTATATTGCTAATACAAGAATTCAAAGCGATAACGCGGCCGTTGGCGGCTGGCTGACAAAACTGTCAAAACGCATCATGGAAGAGAAGCCGCTCACACAGAAAACCTTTGAGCGCTATAGCATTTTGATGTCGAAAACCCCTGATACCAAAGTCACCGCCAGCGCCGCGCCGCCCAATAATATCTTTGGCGCAGCAGAAATGGTTGTCGACGCGAAGCACCCACGCAACTGGGATGTCAATACCACATTCGACTCACGTAAAGGCGAAAGCCTCGCTTTCGTGAACGCCACGTTCAGCGGATTTAGCAACTATGGCGAACAGCTTGCCGTTTCGACATTAGTCCCACTCGATAAAAGCACACGCAAAAGCCTGCTAGGGTTGAACTATCAGCAATATGTCAACGACAGCGGGCTGCTTATGCAGCTCAAAGGGAGCTTTGTTCAACAAAATCCTGACGATTACACCACGCTTCTTACAACAAGCAACGGTGTTTCTCTTGATGCTAAAGAGAAACAGACGCAGTACAACGGAGGCGTCGCATTCAGTTATCCATTGATGCTAACTCGTCAGCAGCAATGGACCGTGAATGGTGAACTCGACTATCTCGACAAACGCTACGACTACAAACTGCGGGTCAGAAATGCGACCCAGCAGGCTGCCTTGCCCGATGCCAATTTCCATACACGCTATCCAGCGGCAGAATTTTCTCTCAACGGCTATCGTGAATATACCCAGTCCTATTGGAGTACGCGATTTGGTATACGGCAAGGCATTAACGACTTCGGCGCAACCAATACCAATTCCCCCGCAGACCTATCATTTACGAGCTATAGATGGAATGGAGAAGCGGCTTATCTGTTTGATAAAAAGTGGCGCTTAAGCACTTCGCTTGAAGGTGATTGGACCGATAACACGCTACCTGAACCAGAGCGAGTCTCATTTGGTGCACAGCGCTATGGCCGAGGCTATCCAGATGGCGAAGCCAGCGGCGATTATGGCTATGGGGGACAAATAGAAATGCGCTATCTGCATAATAGAGAACAGGGAGAATGGCTAAAGACCGTGCAACCTTATGTGTTGATGGATACGGCACATACCCAGTTTAACCAAAGCGGCCTGCCCACTCAGAACCTTGCCTCCTATGCCGTTGGTGTTATGTTGGGTGATAACAAGCATTACTCATTGACCTTTGAAGGCGCACGTCCGATTGCTGACCTCCCCAGCGATAGCAATCGTCGAGATTGGCGTTTTAGCGCCACCTTTACCTATAACTTCAGAAATGACTAA
- a CDS encoding phosphoglycolate phosphatase — protein MSSSGSTQFISKRFEGIQAIAFDLDGTLVDSASGLAAAMDKAMKELGLPIPGLERVKNWIGNGADMLVNRALVWADQEPTDALCQRTRAAFDFYYASTVETGSQLYPEVAQTLASLSQHGYLLALITNKPTPFVRPLLISLGIDSYFTHIVGGDDVVKKKPHPAPLYLVLAKTGVLASELLFVGDSRNDIQAAHAAGCPSVGMTYGYNYGEPIERSEPSCVLNQFSDLLPLIGLPPLS, from the coding sequence ATGAGTAGCTCCGGCTCTACCCAGTTCATATCCAAACGTTTTGAAGGCATTCAGGCGATTGCCTTCGATTTGGATGGCACGCTGGTGGATAGTGCTTCGGGCCTAGCGGCTGCTATGGACAAAGCTATGAAGGAATTAGGCCTGCCTATTCCTGGACTGGAGCGGGTAAAAAACTGGATCGGAAACGGTGCTGATATGCTGGTGAATCGCGCCTTAGTCTGGGCCGATCAAGAGCCAACCGATGCACTGTGTCAGCGTACCCGCGCCGCATTTGATTTTTATTATGCCAGCACGGTTGAAACGGGCAGTCAGCTTTATCCTGAGGTGGCGCAAACGCTCGCTTCGTTGTCTCAGCATGGTTATTTGCTTGCGCTGATTACCAATAAGCCTACGCCGTTTGTTCGACCATTGTTGATCTCCCTTGGCATCGATAGTTATTTCACTCATATCGTGGGTGGTGATGACGTGGTGAAGAAAAAACCCCATCCCGCGCCGTTATATCTGGTACTGGCCAAAACTGGCGTACTGGCGAGTGAATTGCTGTTCGTCGGCGATTCTCGTAACGATATTCAGGCCGCGCATGCCGCTGGGTGTCCATCGGTGGGGATGACCTATGGTTATAACTACGGTGAACCCATCGAACGCAGTGAGCCAAGCTGTGTGCTAAACCAATTTTCTGACTTGTTGCCCCTGATCGGGCTGCCCCCTTTAAGCTAA
- the trpS gene encoding tryptophan--tRNA ligase produces the protein MSKPIVFSGAQPSGELTIGNYMGALRQWVQMQDEYDCIYCIVDQHAITVRQDAQQLRKATLDTLALYLACGIDPEKSTIFVQSHVPEHAQLGWVLNCYTYFGELSRMTQFKDKSARYAENINAGLFDYPVLMAADILLYQTTQVPVGEDQKQHLELSRDVAARFNALYGDIFKVPEPFIPKSGARVMSLLEPTKKMSKSDDNRNNVIGLLEDPKSVVKKIKRAVTDSDEPAVVRYDVVNKAGVSNLLDILAGVTGKTIPELEQEFEGKMYGHLKGAVADAVSGMLTELQERYNRFRNDEAFLQQVMRDGAQKARARAQDTVKKVYDAIGFVAQP, from the coding sequence ATGAGTAAGCCCATCGTTTTCAGTGGCGCACAGCCATCTGGTGAACTGACCATTGGTAACTACATGGGTGCTTTGCGCCAGTGGGTGCAGATGCAAGATGAATACGACTGCATTTATTGCATCGTTGACCAGCACGCTATCACCGTGCGTCAGGATGCTCAGCAGCTGCGTAAAGCGACTTTGGATACGCTGGCGTTGTATTTAGCCTGCGGTATTGATCCAGAGAAAAGCACTATCTTTGTTCAGTCTCATGTTCCTGAACATGCTCAGCTTGGCTGGGTGCTTAACTGCTACACCTATTTCGGTGAGCTGAGCCGTATGACGCAGTTCAAAGATAAATCGGCACGCTATGCTGAAAATATCAATGCGGGTTTGTTCGATTATCCTGTGCTGATGGCGGCGGATATCTTGCTGTATCAAACGACTCAGGTACCGGTGGGCGAAGATCAGAAACAGCATCTGGAACTGAGCCGCGATGTGGCAGCACGTTTCAACGCACTTTATGGTGATATCTTTAAAGTGCCAGAGCCGTTTATTCCTAAGTCTGGTGCTCGCGTGATGTCTTTATTAGAGCCGACCAAAAAGATGTCCAAATCTGATGATAACCGTAATAACGTTATCGGCTTATTGGAAGATCCTAAGTCTGTTGTTAAGAAGATCAAACGTGCGGTCACCGATTCTGATGAGCCAGCAGTAGTGCGTTATGACGTCGTGAATAAGGCCGGTGTTTCCAACCTGCTGGATATTCTGGCTGGCGTAACGGGTAAAACTATCCCAGAACTCGAACAAGAGTTTGAAGGTAAGATGTACGGCCATTTAAAAGGTGCCGTTGCCGATGCAGTTTCTGGAATGCTGACAGAACTACAGGAGCGTTATAACCGTTTCCGTAATGATGAAGCTTTCTTGCAACAGGTCATGCGTGACGGTGCTCAGAAAGCGCGTGCGCGTGCACAAGACACGGTGAAGAAAGTCTATGATGCTATTGGCTTTGTTGCTCAGCCATAA
- the nirD gene encoding nitrite reductase small subunit NirD, whose protein sequence is MSQWINVCPLNDILPGTGVCALVGTHQVAVFRPYQDEQVFAISNIDPFAGSSVLSRGLIAEHQGELWVASPLKKQHFRLVDGLCLEDEAHSVPHFATRLVDGFVQVRSAD, encoded by the coding sequence ATGAGCCAGTGGATTAATGTTTGCCCGTTAAACGATATTCTGCCCGGCACCGGCGTGTGCGCTTTGGTGGGGACTCATCAGGTCGCGGTGTTCCGTCCTTACCAAGATGAGCAGGTTTTTGCCATCTCCAATATCGATCCTTTTGCCGGTTCAAGCGTGCTATCTCGTGGATTGATTGCTGAACATCAGGGCGAGCTGTGGGTTGCTAGCCCGCTGAAAAAGCAGCATTTCCGCTTGGTAGATGGACTTTGCCTCGAAGACGAAGCCCATTCCGTGCCGCATTTTGCAACCCGTTTGGTTGATGGGTTTGTGCAGGTACGTTCGGCGGATTAA
- the cysG gene encoding siroheme synthase CysG, with the protein MDYLPIFCQLQQKACLLVGGGEVAERKARLLMDAGADIMVNAKEFTPQFDLWAQDGKLKQAHGEFSPALLEGVWLVIAATDDENVNDLVYQQASERQIFCNVVDAPKRASFIMPSIIDRSPLMVAVSSGGKSPVLARLLREKLEAILPQHLGQLARLAGDLRQQVKDKFSTITLRRRFWERLFAHDRLAQSLANQDAEMVDKHLTDLFEQPLEQRGEVVLVGAGPGDAGLLTLKGLQQIQQADVVVYDRLVSDDIMNLVRRDAERIFVGKRAGFHCVPQDEINQILLRNARNGKRVVRLKGGDPFIFGRGGEELEVLADDSIAFSVVPGITAASGCSAYSGIPLTHRDYAQSVRLVTGHAKKDTSLDWANLAAEKQTLVFYMGLSQATEIQTQLIKHGMSESMPVALVENGTSVQQKVVTGELAALGELAQQVESPSLIIVGAVVSLRDKLNWFSGTTNK; encoded by the coding sequence ATGGACTATTTACCGATTTTTTGTCAACTGCAGCAAAAAGCCTGCCTGCTCGTCGGCGGTGGCGAAGTCGCTGAACGCAAAGCACGACTGCTGATGGATGCAGGGGCAGATATCATGGTTAACGCCAAAGAGTTCACCCCACAATTTGATCTATGGGCACAAGATGGCAAGCTAAAACAGGCACATGGCGAATTTTCTCCCGCGCTGTTGGAAGGCGTTTGGCTGGTTATTGCTGCAACCGATGATGAGAACGTTAACGATCTTGTCTATCAGCAAGCCAGTGAGCGTCAGATCTTCTGCAACGTGGTCGATGCCCCTAAACGTGCCAGTTTCATCATGCCTTCTATCATCGACCGCTCCCCGCTGATGGTGGCGGTTTCTTCAGGCGGTAAATCGCCGGTACTTGCTCGATTGCTACGTGAAAAGCTTGAAGCTATTTTGCCTCAGCATTTGGGTCAGCTAGCCCGCCTTGCCGGTGACCTACGCCAGCAGGTGAAAGATAAATTCTCAACGATTACGCTACGCAGGCGTTTTTGGGAGCGCCTGTTCGCGCACGATCGTCTTGCTCAGTCTTTGGCAAACCAAGACGCCGAGATGGTCGATAAGCATCTTACCGATCTGTTTGAACAACCATTGGAGCAGCGTGGCGAAGTGGTTCTTGTCGGCGCTGGACCAGGGGATGCAGGGCTACTGACGCTGAAAGGCTTGCAGCAGATCCAACAGGCTGACGTCGTGGTTTATGACCGTCTGGTTTCTGACGACATCATGAATTTAGTCCGCCGTGACGCTGAACGTATTTTCGTGGGCAAACGCGCGGGTTTCCACTGCGTACCTCAAGATGAAATCAACCAAATCCTGCTGCGCAACGCCCGCAATGGCAAACGCGTGGTGCGATTAAAAGGTGGCGATCCCTTTATTTTTGGTCGCGGAGGCGAAGAGCTGGAAGTGCTAGCAGATGACAGCATTGCCTTCTCCGTCGTTCCCGGGATTACTGCGGCGTCCGGCTGTTCAGCCTACAGTGGCATTCCACTCACCCATCGTGATTACGCTCAAAGCGTGCGTTTGGTTACCGGCCATGCCAAAAAAGATACCTCGCTCGACTGGGCAAATTTAGCGGCTGAAAAACAAACCTTAGTGTTTTATATGGGATTGAGCCAAGCCACTGAAATCCAGACACAGTTAATCAAACACGGAATGAGCGAGTCCATGCCTGTTGCCTTGGTGGAAAACGGTACTTCAGTGCAGCAGAAAGTGGTCACAGGCGAACTTGCTGCTTTAGGTGAGCTGGCACAACAGGTTGAAAGTCCAAGCCTGATTATCGTTGGTGCTGTCGTTTCCCTGCGCGACAAACTGAATTGGTTCAGTGGGACAACTAATAAATAA